The genomic stretch TTTATCCCTTAAAAAATACTAACCTTTcttttatatatttaataaataatttaatcatatccttatttgtcattttacaaagaatctaaacaatctgctaatctaaaactgccaattaccaaacacctcTAAAACAATTCTGCTAAATAAATCTGCTAGTCATACCCGCCAAATCATTATGCTAGCCAAATCTGCTTTCtaaatctgcttctgctaatattaATCCGCTGCTTACCAAACAGAGCCCTAGTATATTCATATTATTAGATTGTGAAAAATGAATATGTCAACCCTttacacatagatacaacaataTATTAACCTAAATCCGCTAATTACCAAATACTTCTACTgaatctgctaattgaaatatactagtcaaacctgtcatttataatctgcttgaccAATCTGCTTTTACTAATATTGATCTGCTGAATACCAAACATACCCTAAATATAATTAGAAGAACGATTAACGGTTTTATATAAGATCTATCGATACAAGATACGTTTGACTTTGATTCAAAGGAAGTAgtcttaggctctgtttggtaatcagcagattgatattagcagaagcagattggtcaaacagattataaatgacagattggattaacgggtttgactagtatatttcaattagcagatttagtagaagtgtttggtaattagcagattttggttaatagattgttgtatctatgtgtagattgttgacggattcatatttcataatctactaatgtgaatatcTTTGGGTAAAAGCAAAGATATTGGAAAAAATGATAGATTGAGCTCCAATCTACTCtttcaatatgtcatttaccaaacactcaaaatagtagattggtgagtcaaacatgctaaaagccttgaatatgctgaaaatttcccaatccgccgtttaccaaacaccccctaaaagTGCTCAGGAAACAAAAGAACATGCTTAAATACAGACATCAATCATTATTGACATGTTCTGAAGATAACAACAATCCAATAATTTTCCTATAATTTCTGCCTATACACAATATTCCTGGCTCTTTGACATCTCTCAGTAAATCCCCACAGCATCATATTCATATATATAGCTGCATTAATCCTGTTTGATCAAGTATGCAGTAACTATACTCTAGTATCTCAAACGCTCTCGTCAATCCGATCAAGTAATAAGTAAATATAAAAGGAAAACAAATCAAGGAAACAAAAGAAAATACCAAGGGAAAAGAAAATAAGAGGCCAAAAACTACATATTTACTCGGGTTTTTTGTCGTCACCCAATAATCTAACTGATAGTTGTAAGGGCTTCAAATTATTTGAAGCAATGTCAATGCACTTGTTCACCATCAACTCTTAAGACTTGACGCATTTTTTGACAATGAGCTTTGTGAACGGAGGGGTGTGCACCAATCAGCCTGTGAAACTGTCTCTTGGTGAGTCAATGTCCTGAGTACTTCTACGTCTTCGATCCTGCACATCCAACCCATAAAACCATTAGACGATGTTGTTTGCATTTCTGCTCAGTCTGTCTTCCTTTAAAATAGTATGGACTAGAAGAATGTGGTTCATTATGCAACTTAAGTGTAGTTTGCAGGAAACAGCACTGCATCTGTCGATCAGTCCCACATTGAATTGTGGAGACTGGAGAATCGAATCTCCCGATTAGGTAACACACTCTTACACAGAAAGTAGGCCTCTAAATCACAGTCGAGTTTCAAGTGACAAATAAAAACCTATTAGCTAGCTTAGTTCGTAAGGCATTGAGTGGCGGTCTAAGACACGTGAGCATCAGAACTGCTCTTGTGGCTCCCTTAACATCTAGGGACCCTTTCATATAGGAAAAAAAAATGATGTTTTTCTATTATGCGGGTTACATTGGAGAGGGGTTAAATAGACCATGCATTGCCAGACATGCATTACATTTGAGTATCTACAAGGGTTTAAGAATATACCTCACGAGGTATGGGATACTCCTCTGACTCGAGCATTCGAGCAACTTGACCCATCTTAGGCCGTTTTTGAGAGTCTGGATCTACGCATCTCAATGCGGTCAAAAGAGCTCTCTTAAGGGCCCTTGTTGATGGCATGGTATCCATGCTGGGATCTACCACCTCGTCTGCACGCCTATTGGCAACCATGGTTTTCAGCCAGTCCACAAGGTTTACCTAAAAGCAGACCAGTAAAATTTCTGTGGTCAGCTTCCATTGCTCAAAAAAACACTGATTCCAGACCAATTTTGCATTAAACACGGGTCTCATTTTAAGCTTTATAATGATCAGTTGTCATTTGAAAGAAAGCCCCCTCAAATAAGAATTGTGTAGAAGTAGGAGAAGCAAAAATTCCGGGCATTTGTACCTCATTTTGAGGACGACCGTAATCAACCGGGTCCCTCCCAGTAATAGCTTCCAATAAAACAACCCCAAAACTGTATACATCACTTTTCTCGTTTAGGAGGCCGCTATTAGCATATTCTGGAGCCACGTACCTTGAACACAGCAAAAGGGCAAAATACAAGATATGTTATAATCATTCACTGAAAATCAAGAAAGTATTTAGTGCTAACTGCCAAGACATCAGAACGTAGTAGAGACAAACTCACCCAAAAGTGCCCATCACTCTAGTTGCAATGTGAGTCTTCCCAGCACCCAGCAGCTTTGCCAAACCAAAATCAGAAACCTTGGCATTAAACTCGTCATCTATCAGTATGTTACTTGACTTAATGTCACGATGAACAACCTTAGGCTCAATTGCTTCGTGCAGGTAGGCGAGGCTGAAACAATATTGCAAtcagttttttattttttatgtaataaGCCAGAAACTTTGAAGTCTGCTGTGAGTATATTCTAGTACTTACGCCTTTGCAGTGCCAGTGAGAACTTTCATGCGTGCTTCCCAAGTGAGATTTCCATGTTGTCGCATTGCACCATGAAGCCACTGCTCCAAGTTTCCGTTATTCACATACTCATAAACCAGCAACCTATATTGTATTTTCAAGTGAAATAAATAGCTGGTACTAAATGCAAAAGCCGCTAGCATGAAAAGGGTACACAAGACAGCCGAATCCCAGCTAAACAGTGTTAAACCCAAAATTACATAGGTAATTATTTAAAATGTTGATGCACATCTCTAAATCAAACAGCCATTTTTTTGGTTCCGATGTAGTCTAGATTTGAGCTGGTTAGGAATCTTAAGACCACAAGGGCGGCAAAGCTTTCCCTTTGTTGCATTACTAGGGGATCGAAATTGTATCTTAATTTAAGCTAGATCAAACCTTATTAATATAGTAAGTGTTTAGTTTCTAAATCTTACCTATGTGTTCCTTCAATGCAGTATCCGAGAAGTCTAACTAAGTTTTTATGTCGCACGTGACCAATAGCTTCTACCTCCACAGTGAATTCCTTCTCTGCTTGTCCACTGCAGTTAAGAGCAGTAAATCATTATAGACTGAAATAGTGAAATCTTTTAAGCATTAACAATACTGATAATACCAAATATATTCTCAACAAGTTGCAAGATATAGGTATATGAAAAGACGAAATCAATTGATAACCTACAGGTTGTTAAAAAGCCTCTTGACTGCAACTTGAGTTCCATTGATTAACTCGCCATGGTAAACAACTCCATATCCTCCCTCACCAATAACATTCTGTTTAGAAAAGCGGCTTGTCGCAGTTTCAAGGTCTCTTAAGGTGAACCAGTGACCCCAACCAAGGTGCGAGATTTCAGGGAGTCCAGATAGTGGAGAAGGCGCAGTTACCGCTTGCACACAAGCCTTGTGTTCATCAAACTTTCCCAAGCCATCATCTCTAAAATGCTCATACCCATCTTTGTCTATATGAGTACATGAACCAGACTGGCTGCCATCGCCTTCATTTTTTATTTTCTCGACTTTTGGATGGACCAATAGTCTATTTGTATCCTTCTCATGGTATTTTGTGACAAGTTCATCTTTGTTCTGTACAATTTGATCCATTCTAATCTCCCTAATTTCCTTTGAAACCGAAGGAATTTGGCTGACAGGTAACCTGTTGTTGGTCTTTTTCGACTTCTTTCGGCCGCTCAGGCAAAGATAGAGCAATATGGAGAGAATGATCACAATTAAAGCTCCAAAGACAATACCTATTAACTCCCATACCCTAACACCACCAACTTTTTTGGTCAATCCAGCACTGAGTTGAGATGCCATGTTTGTTGATTATTGGATACCtttcaaaacaaaaaaaagtacAAATGTTGAAAACTTCATAAGACCTATATATATGCACAAatgcacaaattcttgtttaagacggagaTACAAAACCATTTCAGATATCATACTTTACACAATTTAAGGAAAATGTTGTAAATTTGACAAGAAACAGAATCCTTAATTGACTACTGCAACTTTCCTGAAATCCACATCTAGAAAACAATAACAAGGGCATGGAACTATAAATAAAACAAAATTCAGAAGAGCAAACAAAACAATATTAACCACAATGAAACATAACTAAGACCAGTGGCGGATTTAGGAGGGGGCTAGCAGGGGTGCTCGCCTTGCTGGCCagtgaaaattttgaaatttttcgaatTTACCTTATGACATTACTCATTAACTCCTAACTACAAATCATGGGTCCGCCACCGACTAAAACTAACATTTGTCAGTAAAATTTCACAGAATTCAGCAGTAAAAAAGGGTCTCACCTCAGAAAAACCAGCAGTCAGAAATCAGAATGCAACAATTCTACAACCATTTTGAATTCTAAGAAATACCCAGATGCCAAAATCACTTCCACATTACAATTACTCAATCAAAACATGAAATCATGAAATGGGTATGTTGCATCTGAAGTAAAAAATACAAAAAGATGCAAACTTTTTAGAAAGAATGCTATAAAAACTCAAATTTGTGTGAAAATGAAgaattgtttgttgtttttttgttgttgttgttgaaaatgTTGATGTTGGGAAGGtttaaagaagaaggaaagaaagagtaGTTATCAGTGGTAGGTTAATGAGAAGAAAGAGAAAGCAATGTAAAGGAATGAAATGAAATGCAATGGAATTCTTCTCTTTTCTTGTTATTGCTTTGTTGAATTTAGTTGGAAGATTGCATATAGTGTAAGAGAAGCATAAAAATGGAAGCTTCCTTCTTCTCTCTTGAatcaaattaaataatatatataaatttaaatgaaaaattattTAGGATCTCAAAAATCTAGAGATGTTCTGACAGTGAAGCTTAACTGTTAGTCAGAATTGTTTATCTGCTACTCCTCCTCCTATACTTGGAATTTTGGTATTTTTAAAGGAGGAATATAAGTACTACAGTACTATACTAGTGACGATTTTATATTGTTAGACGGTCATCGATCCATCAATTGGAATTCATTTAGGCTTGTTTGACAATGCATCGAAGGTATTTTATTTGGTCAAAGTAACTtgtttgaccaaaatttcaggtacttTGCTTTTTTGTTATCGTTTGGCAAGTAACTTATCTAACAAAATAAGCGACATGAAATGAAATGCTAACTCATTTCATGGGTGAAGTCTAGTGGTTAAAATTTGGGTGAAATTCCTAGGAGACTCAGGTTCAAGTCTTCACTCTTcccaagagcaaaatcttgtggagCATTCTTGGCCTGAGTCTATGCCTTATATAGACTTCGAGCCTGTCACCCGACTTACCTGATATACATGGTTTGCAGGCTATTACATATATCTAGTAGCATTTGAGATCGCAAGCACCTGATCTGATTTAATTTTCCTTTTTACCCTTTAAGTTTTAgtgattaaataattatcatattattTTGCGTTATTTTACCAAAATCAGTTAGTTTTTcaattagtttgccaaacatttttttacATAATCAGTTATCTTATTAGCTCATAGTTTTCAGCTatcttatcagttaccttttcaggtttcagttaacttttcagttaATTTTATCAAATAGATTCTTACTAGCATTAAACGAATAATATTTTTAAAAAGGAACCATCTTAGGGTGTAAAACcatcttattctataatttgtgtaagttttaattcatttgtaataaCGGAAAAacaaaattgtattaataattcgTAGTGGCGAATCCTGAAACAAATAATAAGGAGACCAAGATTTGAACATTTAATCTCACAAGGAATATACTCACTTAATCAAGTCAAGGGGATCAAATGCTAATTTATTCAGTGAAATATAGCTAAAATTAACTTGTTACGGGGTTGGATCCCCTTCCATCATAGTAATTAAGGTCATCAAGTGATAATTCACCAAGGATTGCTATTCCCCTTATCCCTTTACCCTCtcacaatcaattaatctaatATATATCGGGTGAGGTCGGTAGGCAAGTGGAAGAGCAAAGATATATAATATTttaaacaattggtctcccttgtgacgggttaccatttgtgacggatattttgtgagataaaatggtaacaaaatgggttagt from Silene latifolia isolate original U9 population chromosome 2, ASM4854445v1, whole genome shotgun sequence encodes the following:
- the LOC141642457 gene encoding putative receptor-like protein kinase At5g18500, whose amino-acid sequence is MASQLSAGLTKKVGGVRVWELIGIVFGALIVIILSILLYLCLSGRKKSKKTNNRLPVSQIPSVSKEIREIRMDQIVQNKDELVTKYHEKDTNRLLVHPKVEKIKNEGDGSQSGSCTHIDKDGYEHFRDDGLGKFDEHKACVQAVTAPSPLSGLPEISHLGWGHWFTLRDLETATSRFSKQNVIGEGGYGVVYHGELINGTQVAVKRLFNNLGQAEKEFTVEVEAIGHVRHKNLVRLLGYCIEGTHRLLVYEYVNNGNLEQWLHGAMRQHGNLTWEARMKVLTGTAKALAYLHEAIEPKVVHRDIKSSNILIDDEFNAKVSDFGLAKLLGAGKTHIATRVMGTFGYVAPEYANSGLLNEKSDVYSFGVVLLEAITGRDPVDYGRPQNEVNLVDWLKTMVANRRADEVVDPSMDTMPSTRALKRALLTALRCVDPDSQKRPKMGQVARMLESEEYPIPREDRRRRSTQDIDSPRDSFTG